CCCATGACTTAGAAACCCCCGGGGGGAGGGGGAGTAAGCTGAAAAATATTATGGCAACATGTAGCCGTGGCGCACTTCGCCGTTCCTGTGGTTTCTAGGTGGCAGATAGAGGAGCTGAGAAATAGAAGTGAGGAGGTGTCGTTTGACCTGGAGATTACCAAGACTCGTGTTGTGTATTCGGGGGGCGTTGCCAGGTTTGTCTACAACGGCGTAGAGTACAAGTTTGATCTCGAAGAGCTACCTGGCGTCGACGAGGAGAGTTGCGAGGTGTATGCGTTGATTGGCGGCCAGTGGCGTGAGCTGTCTATAGCCGCGGAGCGTTTCTACAAGTTGTGTGTGTTTAAGAGGGGGTGGGCGCCTACGTTGATGATAGACGGCGTCACTATGCACAGCGTGTTGGAAAACCCCCTAGTCGTCACGGCTAGAAAGATAGAGCGGGTCTGGGGGAGGGTTTTTGAGTGTTGTACTGGCCTTGGCTACACGGCCATAGAGGCGTTGAGGAGGGGGGCTAGGCAGGTGGTGACCGTGGAGGTGGATCCGCACGTGCTTCTTCTCGCCTCGTTTAACCCCTACAGCAGAGGGCTGTGGACGCCCGCCGTGGATATCGTCGTCGGCGACTGCTACTCCTTCATAAATTCGCTGAGAGACTCCTCATTTGACTACATAATCCACGACCCGCCCAGGCTCAGCCACGCGACTCAGAGGCTGTACTCCGAGGCGCTTTACAGAGAGTTCTACAGAATACTCAAGAGGGGAGGCGGGGTTTTTCACTACGTAAGCCAGAGCGGCGCCAAGTACAGAGGCTTAAACCCGTACAGAGGCGTAGCTGAGAGGCTTAGGAGAGTGGGTTTTGTAGTAGAGAAGGTGAAGGTGGGCTACGGGATATATGGAAGGAGGCGTTAGAAAATATGCGGCAGTTTGTTCAAAACCACGGTGCCGCCGTCTATGTAAACCATGTCCTCAATACGCACGCCCCCAACCCCCTCTATGTAGACCCCGGGCTCTATCGTAACTACATAGCCCTTCTTCAAGATGTCTCTCGACGTGAGGTATAGCCTAGGCGGCTCGTGGACCTCGACGCCGACGCCGTGGCCCGTGGAGTGGATAAAGTAAGGCGCGAATCCGTACTCCTCGATAACCCCCCTCGCCGCCTTGTCCACCTCGGCCGCCGGCGCCCCCTCTCTCGCTACCTTCTCCGCAGCCTTGACGGCCTCGTAGACGGCGTACATTGCGTCTCTCAACACGGGGCCTCCGCCCAGCGTAAAGGTCCTCGTCATGTCGGAGCAGTAGACGCCTTTCTTGGCGCCTATATCCACCACAACGTAGTCGCCGTGTGATATCTTCCTCTCGCCGAATCTGTAGTGGGGATACGCCCCGTTGGGCCCGGAGGCCACTATCGGCTCGAAGGCTACGCCGTCCGCCCCCTCCTCTAGAAACCACTTGTATACAAGCGCTACCACGTCCCTCTCCCTAAGACCAACCAGTCTGCTCTGGCTCAGCTTCATATACACACTTTCCGTTATCGCCAAGGCCTCTTTCATAACGCCCAGCTCCCACTCGTCTTTCACCGCCCTCAGCTCGGCGATTTCCCCCGAGACGTCTACACCCAATTCTTTACTGTCCGAGGCGACCCTCCCGCCTAGCTTCTTCACAACATCTGCAAAGCCCGGCGCGACCACGAGCTCCTCCCCAGGCCTCCTTGGAGGCACCTCCGCCGAGGCTATCGCGACGACTTTATCCACGCGCGCCGTGTTTCTAGCCCGCGTGTAGTCTAGCCTAGAGACGTAGAGAGTGGAGTGCCCAGTGCCCAGCTCCACCACGAGGCCGACGGCGTCCGGCATGCCCACGGCGTACGCCAGGTTGGGCCCTCTGGTCAGCACCAGGTAGTCGTATTTTTCACTAAACGCCTTCACCAGCTTCTCCAGGTTTTTCATATGTGTGGGATATAGGGGAGTTTTAAGCCCTCCCCCCACGCAGATGGCTTAGCGGCACCGGCTTTTCGTAACGCCTCACAAGGGTGAAGAAAATCACCGAGACGGCGTCGTCTTCGCGCACCTCGCCGTATATCTCCCTCAGCTCGTTCACCAAGTCGTCTCTGGAGTGGAGCCCCTCGGCCGCCACCACGTCCTCCCCCAGTCTCCCCAGCTTTGTGTAGTACACACGTGTTATTACCGCCTCTCCATATATCTCGCCGCAACAGACTATGAAGATGAAGCTGAAGCGGGGGCGCACCACGCCGTATCTCACAGTGACGTGCTTTTTCCCAGAGAGGACGCCCTCTAGGTACTTCTTCTTAAACCTCAGGTATGGCCCCAGCTCCACGTCTCTACGCACGTAGTGGGTAAACCTTTAAAATTTTTACCTTACGGAGAGGAGGTGTGCGAGGTATCCACCAGCGACGACTCGGT
The sequence above is drawn from the Pyrobaculum ferrireducens genome and encodes:
- a CDS encoding methyltransferase domain-containing protein, whose protein sequence is MAHFAVPVVSRWQIEELRNRSEEVSFDLEITKTRVVYSGGVARFVYNGVEYKFDLEELPGVDEESCEVYALIGGQWRELSIAAERFYKLCVFKRGWAPTLMIDGVTMHSVLENPLVVTARKIERVWGRVFECCTGLGYTAIEALRRGARQVVTVEVDPHVLLLASFNPYSRGLWTPAVDIVVGDCYSFINSLRDSSFDYIIHDPPRLSHATQRLYSEALYREFYRILKRGGGVFHYVSQSGAKYRGLNPYRGVAERLRRVGFVVEKVKVGYGIYGRRR
- a CDS encoding M24 family metallopeptidase, coding for MKNLEKLVKAFSEKYDYLVLTRGPNLAYAVGMPDAVGLVVELGTGHSTLYVSRLDYTRARNTARVDKVVAIASAEVPPRRPGEELVVAPGFADVVKKLGGRVASDSKELGVDVSGEIAELRAVKDEWELGVMKEALAITESVYMKLSQSRLVGLRERDVVALVYKWFLEEGADGVAFEPIVASGPNGAYPHYRFGERKISHGDYVVVDIGAKKGVYCSDMTRTFTLGGGPVLRDAMYAVYEAVKAAEKVAREGAPAAEVDKAARGVIEEYGFAPYFIHSTGHGVGVEVHEPPRLYLTSRDILKKGYVVTIEPGVYIEGVGGVRIEDMVYIDGGTVVLNKLPHIF
- a CDS encoding ASCH domain-containing protein is translated as MRRDVELGPYLRFKKKYLEGVLSGKKHVTVRYGVVRPRFSFIFIVCCGEIYGEAVITRVYYTKLGRLGEDVVAAEGLHSRDDLVNELREIYGEVREDDAVSVIFFTLVRRYEKPVPLSHLRGGRA